TCCCACCAGCGGGCGGCGACCGTCTCGAATCGTTGGAGTTCTTTGGGGTCGGCATTCTGCGCCGGGGTCATGACAGGCCTCCATGATCGCTCGCGCGTATCTTATCACGCCAGGCCGCCGCCTGGCGGATGATCGCCCTTTCGTCCAGGGTCAGCACCTGTCGGTCGCGCAAGAGCGGCCGGCCCGCGACCCAGGCATGCGTCACCTGATCACGGCTTGCGGCATAGACGAGCTGCGAAAGCGGGTCATAGACAGGCTGGGTGGAGGGTGCGCGCAAATCGATTGCGATGACGTCGGCGCTCTTGCCGACCACAAGCGAGCCGATGTCATCGCCAAGTCCCAAGGCGCGGGCGCCGTTCAAGGTCGCCATCTCCAGCGCCACCGCCGCCGGCACCGCGGTCGCGTCCCCGCTCGTGCCCTTGGCAAGGAGTGCCGCCGTGCGCATCTCCCCGAGCATGTCGAGATCGTTGTTGCTGGCCGCGCCATCGGTGCCGAGGGCGACATTGACGCCGGCATGGACGAGCGATGGGACCGGACAGATACCGGCGGCGATCTTCAGGTTGGACTCGGGGCAGTGGACCACGCTTACCCCGCGCGCGGCGCACAGCGCGATCTCGTCTGCCGTAAGCTGGGTCATGTGCACGGCCATGAGGTTGGCATGGATAAGCCCCAGGCGGTCGAGCCGCGCCAGGGGGCGTACGCCGTGGCTCTGCAGCGATTGGGTGATCTCGCCTGCGGTCTCGTGGATGTGCATGTGCAGGGCGATATCGAGCTCGTCGGCGCGCACGCGGATGCGCTTTAGTGTCTCGTCGGAGACCGAGTAGGGGGCGTGCGGGGCGAGCAGGGGCGTGATGAGCGCATCATGGCGCCATCGGTCGCACAGCGCGATCCCGCGGCTCAGGTATTCTTCGGGGTCGCGGGCCCAGGCGGTCGGCACGTCGATGACCACGAGACCGAGCGCCGCGCGCAGCCCGGCGCTGGTTGCCACGCGCGCGGTCTCATCGGCGAAGAAGTACATGTCCGCGAAACAGGTGGTGCCGCCTTGGATCATCTCGAGCGCGGCGAGCGCGCTGCCGTCGCGCGCGAAGTCGGCGTTGACATGACGGCCTTCGGCCGGCCAGATATGCTCATGCAGCCATTGCTGGAGCGGAAGATCGTCGGCAAGCCCGCGAAAGAGCGTCATGGCGGCGTGGGTATGGGCATTGACGAGGCCCGGGAGCAGGACATGTCCGGGGAGGTCCACGGTGTGCGCCGCCTGCGGGGCCTGCGCCTGCGGCACGATCGCCGCGATGCGGCCGTCGCGTATGAGCACGGCGTGGTCGTGCCGCACCTCGCCGCGTGGTTCCACCGGGATGATCCAGGGGGCCTTCAGGCAAAGATCGAAGTCCATGACAACCCTCGCGTGGTTGGGGGGTCTAGCGCGTGTGCGCGGTTTTGGCGCGGAAGGTCCCGGTCGCGACGATACGACCACCCTCCCGCCGGGCGAACGAATGGCAAAAATCGCGCACCGGAGA
The DNA window shown above is from Acidiferrobacter sp. SPIII_3 and carries:
- a CDS encoding TRZ/ATZ family hydrolase; amino-acid sequence: MDFDLCLKAPWIIPVEPRGEVRHDHAVLIRDGRIAAIVPQAQAPQAAHTVDLPGHVLLPGLVNAHTHAAMTLFRGLADDLPLQQWLHEHIWPAEGRHVNADFARDGSALAALEMIQGGTTCFADMYFFADETARVATSAGLRAALGLVVIDVPTAWARDPEEYLSRGIALCDRWRHDALITPLLAPHAPYSVSDETLKRIRVRADELDIALHMHIHETAGEITQSLQSHGVRPLARLDRLGLIHANLMAVHMTQLTADEIALCAARGVSVVHCPESNLKIAAGICPVPSLVHAGVNVALGTDGAASNNDLDMLGEMRTAALLAKGTSGDATAVPAAVALEMATLNGARALGLGDDIGSLVVGKSADVIAIDLRAPSTQPVYDPLSQLVYAASRDQVTHAWVAGRPLLRDRQVLTLDERAIIRQAAAWRDKIRASDHGGLS